Proteins from a single region of Numenius arquata chromosome Z, bNumArq3.hap1.1, whole genome shotgun sequence:
- the LHFPL2 gene encoding LHFPL tetraspan subfamily member 2 protein yields MCHVIVTCRSMLWTLLSIVVAFAELIAFMSADWLIGKAKPSSSEDVDNRTGGSQEPYHPTLGIYGRCTRISHMQLSRRDTLCGPYAENFNEIASGFWQATAIFLAVGIMILCAVAFVSVFTMCVQSIMKKSIFNVCGLLQGIAGLFLILGLILYPAGWGCQKAISYCGPYASAYKLGDCSLGWAFYTAIGGTILTFICAVFSAQAEIATSSDKVQEEIEEGKNLICLL; encoded by the exons ATGTGTCATGTCATTGTAACTTGTCGGTCAATGCTATGGACTCTCCTGAGTATTGTGGTGGCCTTCGCAGAGCTCATTGCTTTTATGAGCGCCGACTGGCTGATTGGCAAAGCAAAGCCTTCAAGCTCTGAAGATGTGGACAACAGAACGGGGGGGTCGCAGGAGCCTTACCATCCAACGCTGGGCATCTACGGGCGCTGCACCAGAATCTCCCACATGCAGCTTTCTAGACGAGACACGCTTTGTGGTCCTTACGCCGAAAACTTCAATGAGATTGCCAGTGGGTTCTGGCAGGCAACCGCTATTTTCCTAGCTGTGGGAATCATGATTCTCTGTGCCGTGGCGTTTGTGTCTGTCTTTACTATGTGTGTGCAGAGTAttatgaagaaaagcatttttaatgtctGCGGGCTGCTACAAGGGATTGCAG gCCTCTTCCTTATTTTAGGCTTGATACTTTACCCTGCCGGTTGGGGATGCCAGAAAGCAATAAGCTATTGTGGACCTTACGCTTCTGCTTACAAACTAGGAGACTGCTCCTTGGGCTGGGCTTTCTACACAGCCATTGGTGGCACTATTCTGACGTTCATCTGTGCGGTCTTCTCGGCGCAAGCTGAAATAGCCACATCCAGTGACAAAGTgcaagaagaaatagaagaaggaaaaaaccttaTCTGCCTCCTTTAA